A stretch of the Desulfobacterales bacterium genome encodes the following:
- a CDS encoding ATP-binding protein, whose amino-acid sequence MRISEYVARFVHKVPVEFTKSYHRYLQRLFVRRLRILYYFSMTLIPGAFVFDILIFPDSWKVLFKVRILCALVCLFLFFLSSRTRLRNYPSQMCQVLIFVGAVTIGILTHLTGAYQSPYYAGQILIFIGIATVAPWGFDRALLATGFGIITIHLSLNLLPSLLAHEVIIWPLVWNSIYFLVFTFILVYIASGIFENTRRQIFVTTMQEKIRSRKLRDSKNKIDSLLKNRSRFISNITHELKTPLSIVIGNTELFMEKINSLDASLADQLQVVQRAAFQLSMHVDRIIAVSSADDPDQQLVTENYDYIGIARHIFSLFKARARDGNISFTIKAPPGPLVVNVDIIRTEEILNNLIQNAFKFVEPGDSITVSISSDGHEVFTEVTDTGCGIPDDQLNKVFGRLYQADNVLSKNHGGLGVGLFLCKHNVELHHGKIGVHSKLGKGTSFRFSLPLYIDQAAPVKNQPQEITEDRRGIVPQRRTMPDRRFAERAKKFEYQQNLGLDSLAKMAFIDNIDDYENRNPSLPSVLIVEDNGGMMKVIIDALGEEYNLFLATNGHEALDKLETNAGQISLILSDVMMPGMSGFDFCARVMDKEEWQHIPLIFVTALLSEEDQLKGFSLGATDYIVKPYNIKILKEKIAHWISRRQYEMLIRNISSSLEQRVQEAARLKDIVLHEITNPLQLISMANYRLQKQKELLARNNPEQRETIEKNVEMLEHGLQAMYSVMDVARNLEGLQMSSRRPEPMISLFDDAVTQSSGFLKDVKLEVVIDEALAGASIYCEKKMLTQVFVNLLRNSTEAIRERVALDQGVIRITAAPGEKNRVHIMIQDNGAGIPADVIKMLFRFKYTTKKDGTGIGLHFSKMLLKLHEGYIRAESLEGIGTVIHIELPLQIKEKNKGLTHTS is encoded by the coding sequence ATGAGAATATCCGAATATGTCGCAAGGTTCGTTCACAAGGTGCCGGTAGAGTTTACCAAGTCGTATCACCGGTATCTCCAAAGGCTCTTTGTCAGGCGCCTGCGAATTCTCTATTATTTCAGTATGACGCTTATCCCCGGCGCCTTTGTCTTTGATATTCTTATTTTTCCGGACAGCTGGAAGGTTCTTTTCAAGGTCAGAATTCTCTGCGCCCTGGTCTGCCTTTTTCTCTTTTTTCTCTCCAGCAGGACCAGGCTGAGAAACTACCCTTCACAGATGTGCCAGGTGCTCATCTTTGTGGGCGCGGTCACCATCGGGATACTCACCCATCTTACCGGAGCTTACCAGAGCCCGTATTATGCCGGTCAGATCCTGATATTCATCGGTATCGCCACCGTGGCCCCGTGGGGGTTTGATCGTGCCCTGCTGGCAACCGGTTTCGGGATTATCACCATTCACCTGTCCCTTAACCTGCTGCCGTCGCTTCTTGCCCACGAAGTCATTATCTGGCCGCTTGTCTGGAACAGCATCTATTTTCTCGTTTTCACCTTTATTCTGGTCTATATCGCCTCGGGCATTTTCGAGAACACCCGGCGGCAGATATTTGTCACCACGATGCAGGAGAAAATCAGAAGCAGGAAACTCAGGGACTCAAAAAACAAGATTGACTCTCTGCTCAAAAACAGGAGCCGGTTCATCTCGAACATCACCCATGAACTGAAAACCCCGCTTTCCATTGTTATCGGCAACACCGAGCTTTTCATGGAAAAGATTAACTCTCTTGATGCCTCGCTTGCCGACCAATTACAGGTTGTCCAGCGAGCCGCCTTTCAGCTTTCCATGCATGTGGACCGGATCATCGCCGTATCCAGCGCCGATGATCCCGATCAGCAACTGGTCACTGAAAACTACGACTACATCGGCATAGCAAGGCATATATTTTCTCTGTTCAAAGCCCGGGCAAGGGATGGAAACATCTCCTTTACCATCAAAGCCCCGCCAGGACCGCTGGTTGTAAACGTGGATATTATCCGCACGGAAGAGATATTGAACAATCTTATCCAAAATGCCTTTAAGTTTGTCGAGCCGGGGGACTCGATCACCGTCAGCATCAGCAGCGACGGCCATGAGGTCTTCACCGAAGTGACAGACACGGGCTGCGGCATCCCGGATGATCAACTCAACAAGGTATTCGGCCGTCTCTATCAGGCAGACAACGTGCTGTCGAAAAATCATGGCGGCCTCGGGGTAGGTCTTTTTCTCTGCAAGCATAATGTTGAGCTGCATCACGGCAAGATCGGCGTCCATTCCAAACTTGGCAAGGGCACCTCCTTCCGGTTCAGTCTGCCTCTCTATATTGACCAGGCCGCCCCGGTGAAAAATCAACCCCAGGAGATCACCGAGGACCGGCGCGGGATCGTGCCGCAGAGGAGGACCATGCCCGACCGGCGGTTTGCCGAACGGGCCAAGAAGTTTGAGTACCAGCAGAACCTCGGGCTTGATTCCCTGGCAAAGATGGCCTTCATCGACAATATCGATGACTATGAAAACAGGAACCCTTCTCTTCCCTCCGTGCTCATCGTTGAGGATAACGGGGGAATGATGAAGGTCATCATCGACGCCCTTGGCGAAGAATATAATCTTTTTCTCGCCACGAACGGCCATGAGGCCCTGGACAAGCTTGAGACGAACGCCGGGCAGATATCCTTGATTCTTTCCGATGTCATGATGCCGGGAATGAGCGGTTTTGATTTCTGTGCCAGGGTTATGGACAAAGAGGAGTGGCAGCACATCCCGCTGATTTTTGTGACAGCTTTACTCAGTGAGGAGGATCAGCTCAAGGGCTTTTCGCTCGGAGCAACGGATTATATCGTCAAACCATATAATATCAAAATCTTGAAAGAGAAGATCGCACATTGGATCTCCCGCCGCCAGTACGAGATGCTCATCCGTAATATCTCCTCCTCGCTGGAACAGCGCGTGCAGGAGGCCGCCCGTCTCAAGGATATAGTCCTGCACGAGATAACTAATCCTCTTCAGCTTATTTCCATGGCAAACTATCGCCTGCAGAAACAGAAGGAGTTGCTGGCCAGAAACAATCCTGAACAGCGTGAAACAATAGAAAAAAACGTAGAGATGCTTGAGCATGGCCTGCAGGCCATGTATTCGGTAATGGATGTTGCCAGAAATCTCGAGGGGTTGCAGATGTCTTCAAGAAGGCCTGAGCCGATGATCAGCCTGTTTGATGACGCTGTTACCCAGAGTTCCGGTTTTCTGAAGGATGTGAAGCTGGAAGTTGTTATTGATGAGGCGCTTGCCGGTGCGAGCATTTACTGTGAAAAAAAAATGTTGACCCAGGTTTTTGTGAATCTGTTGCGGAACAGCACCGAAGCGATACGTGAGCGTGTCGCACTTGACCAGGGAGTTATCCGGATAACCGCCGCGCCCGGGGAGAAGAACCGCGTTCATATCATGATTCAGGATAACGGCGCCGGCATTCCGGCCGATGTCATAAAAATGCTGTTCCGGTTCAAATATACCACAAAAAAGGATGGCACCGGAATCGGACTCCACTTTTCAAAAATGTTGCTTAAACTGCATGAGGGATACATCAGGGCCGAATCCCTGGAAGGAATCGGCACCGTGATCCATATCGAGCTGCCGCTTCAGATTAAAGAGAAAAACAAGGGGTTAACTCATACGAGTTAA
- a CDS encoding MerR family transcriptional regulator, giving the protein MTKAPRKSVKKGLQETADGSGLVPDPQAIPDKLYFKIGEVSEITGVEPHVLRYWESEFKIIRPQRATSRQRLYRRVDVEHILTIKKLLYIDGFTVPGARRFLAEGKKGAGKRKPAPRPEKKRPPVVADAVLLSELKSELLALKEILEK; this is encoded by the coding sequence GTGACCAAGGCACCTCGCAAAAGCGTGAAAAAAGGGCTGCAGGAGACCGCGGACGGGTCCGGGCTGGTTCCCGATCCCCAGGCGATTCCGGACAAGCTCTATTTCAAGATCGGTGAGGTAAGTGAGATTACCGGGGTGGAGCCCCATGTCCTGCGCTACTGGGAGTCGGAATTTAAAATAATCCGGCCGCAGCGGGCCACCTCCAGGCAGCGGCTCTACCGGCGGGTCGATGTCGAGCACATCCTGACCATCAAGAAGCTGCTCTATATCGATGGTTTTACCGTGCCCGGGGCCCGCAGGTTCCTGGCCGAGGGCAAGAAGGGGGCCGGGAAGCGGAAACCAGCGCCAAGGCCCGAAAAAAAAAGGCCGCCGGTCGTAGCGGACGCCGTACTGCTCAGCGAATTGAAGTCCGAGCTGCTGGCCTTGAAGGAGATATTGGAGAAGTAA
- a CDS encoding integration host factor subunit alpha — translation MKRSNITRKDLAKAINEKMGFSKVSADTLIGTVFDSMKETLINGESIKLVHFGTLGVRKKKPRRGRNPRTGESLVISKRSMVSFKPSKGLRERVNR, via the coding sequence ATGAAACGATCCAATATTACGCGCAAAGACCTGGCCAAGGCGATTAACGAGAAGATGGGTTTCTCCAAGGTGAGCGCCGACACCCTGATCGGCACGGTCTTTGATTCCATGAAAGAGACCCTGATCAATGGTGAATCCATTAAACTGGTCCATTTCGGCACCCTGGGCGTGCGCAAGAAAAAACCGCGCCGGGGCCGGAATCCGCGTACCGGGGAATCCCTGGTAATCAGCAAGCGGAGCATGGTATCCTTTAAACCCAGCAAGGGCCTGCGGGAGAGGGTTAATAGATAA
- the pheT gene encoding phenylalanine--tRNA ligase subunit beta: MKFTLNWLKDYLDLNVPAEEIADRLTMLGLEVESIRRLHHDLAGIKVARILTVEPHPNADRLQLCQVAVGDQTVRVVCGAANARAGLNTAIALPGTTIPSGLKIREARVRGQVSAGMLCSEKELGISEEGAGIIELDDSLAPGRDLAEALDLADTVIEVDLTPNRPDCASVIGIAREVAGFTGIPLCPPLTAKDLPVLTGKKSSFAIEVRDPGKCPRYAARLLRNVKIGPSPWWLKARLLAIGQRPINNVVDITNLVMMEYGQPLHAFDFARLAGNTIVVRTAGPGETMTTLDGTERTFDPEMLLICDRDKPVAVAGVMGGESSEVSDKTVDILLESACFKPVNIRRTARRLNLSTESSYRFERGVDPAGIPLALERAARLMVELAGAELEQDGVDVLGKIAPPPLLTLRVGRTRDMIGMDLSAAEIRDFLAGIEFQVDQTDDPDQLLVHPPSFRVDIEREADLVEEVARLKGYNEIPATMPMVPMSFPEQDRARNLRRRLAGVMVAMGFSEVINYSFTSEQNLDRLGLANDDPLRRAVQLLNPLTEEQGIMRTMLLPGILENVRRNINQQNIDLRLFEVGKVFHPRGKGGQPEERIHLTAVLSGRRHPGASLLHFGIDAVDIHDARGAVENLLQELDLAENTALVATDVQPGYIQSESCSLVLSKTGQTLGLIGQLGPDVGRNFGIKQELFVLSLDLEDLAGIKTGTKKFRQLPRYPSVQWDIAVLVPEQVAAGDMVQLIRECDEPLVEQAELFDIYRGKPIEPGMKSVALTITYRSGEQTLDDETVDVVHQRIIKKLVTEFKGRLREAH, translated from the coding sequence ATGAAATTTACCCTGAACTGGCTCAAGGATTATCTGGATCTCAATGTCCCGGCCGAAGAGATCGCCGACCGGCTCACCATGCTCGGTCTGGAGGTGGAGTCAATCCGCCGACTCCATCATGATCTTGCCGGAATCAAGGTGGCGCGGATCCTGACCGTCGAGCCCCATCCCAACGCCGACCGGCTGCAGCTCTGCCAGGTGGCGGTGGGCGATCAGACGGTGCGGGTGGTCTGCGGCGCGGCCAATGCCCGGGCCGGGTTGAACACTGCAATCGCCCTGCCCGGGACCACCATCCCCTCGGGGCTGAAGATCCGTGAAGCCAGGGTCCGGGGCCAGGTCTCGGCCGGGATGCTTTGTTCGGAAAAGGAGTTGGGGATCAGCGAGGAGGGCGCCGGAATCATCGAACTGGACGATTCCCTTGCTCCGGGCCGTGATCTTGCCGAGGCCCTGGACCTTGCCGATACGGTGATCGAGGTGGACCTGACCCCGAACCGGCCCGACTGCGCCAGTGTGATCGGGATTGCCCGGGAGGTTGCCGGTTTCACCGGCATCCCCCTGTGTCCGCCGCTTACTGCAAAGGATCTGCCCGTATTGACCGGCAAGAAATCGTCCTTTGCCATCGAGGTCAGGGACCCGGGAAAATGTCCCCGGTACGCGGCCCGGCTGCTGCGCAACGTCAAGATCGGTCCCTCGCCCTGGTGGCTCAAGGCCAGGCTGCTGGCCATCGGCCAGCGGCCGATCAATAATGTGGTCGATATCACCAACCTGGTGATGATGGAGTATGGCCAGCCCCTGCATGCCTTTGATTTTGCCAGGCTTGCCGGCAATACCATCGTGGTCCGTACCGCCGGGCCGGGCGAGACCATGACCACCCTGGACGGCACCGAACGGACCTTTGACCCGGAGATGCTGCTGATCTGTGACCGCGACAAGCCGGTTGCGGTTGCCGGGGTGATGGGCGGCGAAAGCTCCGAGGTCAGCGACAAGACCGTGGATATTCTCCTGGAAAGCGCCTGTTTCAAACCGGTGAATATCCGGCGCACGGCCCGGCGGCTTAACCTGTCCACCGAGTCTTCATATCGTTTTGAGCGCGGCGTGGACCCGGCCGGGATCCCGTTGGCCCTGGAACGGGCCGCCAGGCTGATGGTCGAATTGGCCGGCGCCGAGCTTGAACAGGACGGGGTTGACGTCCTTGGGAAGATTGCCCCGCCGCCACTGCTCACGCTCCGGGTGGGCCGGACCCGCGATATGATCGGCATGGATCTTTCCGCTGCGGAGATCAGGGATTTTCTGGCCGGGATTGAGTTTCAGGTCGATCAGACCGATGACCCGGATCAACTGCTGGTCCACCCCCCCAGCTTCCGGGTTGATATCGAGCGGGAGGCCGACCTGGTCGAGGAGGTGGCCCGGCTCAAGGGATATAACGAGATTCCGGCCACCATGCCGATGGTGCCGATGAGTTTTCCGGAACAGGACCGGGCCCGCAACCTGCGCCGGCGCCTGGCCGGGGTCATGGTTGCCATGGGTTTTTCCGAGGTGATCAATTACAGTTTCACCAGTGAACAAAATCTCGACCGGCTCGGCCTGGCCAACGACGACCCCCTGCGCCGGGCAGTGCAGCTGCTCAATCCGCTCACCGAGGAGCAGGGAATCATGCGGACCATGCTCCTGCCCGGAATCCTTGAAAATGTTCGCCGCAACATCAACCAGCAGAATATCGACCTCAGACTGTTCGAGGTCGGCAAGGTGTTTCATCCCAGGGGCAAGGGCGGGCAGCCCGAGGAGCGGATTCATCTGACCGCGGTATTAAGCGGCCGGCGTCATCCCGGGGCCTCGCTGCTCCATTTCGGCATTGATGCGGTGGATATCCACGATGCCAGGGGCGCGGTTGAGAACCTGTTGCAGGAACTGGACCTGGCCGAAAACACCGCTTTGGTTGCAACCGATGTCCAGCCGGGCTATATTCAGTCCGAAAGCTGCTCCCTGGTTCTGAGCAAAACCGGGCAGACCCTGGGGCTGATCGGCCAACTGGGCCCGGATGTGGGCCGGAACTTCGGGATCAAGCAGGAGCTGTTTGTGCTGAGCCTTGATCTTGAGGATCTTGCCGGAATTAAAACCGGGACAAAAAAATTCAGGCAGCTGCCCAGGTATCCGTCCGTTCAATGGGATATCGCCGTTCTGGTGCCCGAACAGGTGGCTGCCGGCGACATGGTTCAGCTCATCCGGGAGTGCGACGAACCCCTGGTGGAGCAGGCCGAGTTGTTTGACATATACCGGGGCAAACCGATAGAGCCGGGGATGAAGAGCGTGGCCCTCACCATCACCTATCGTTCCGGCGAACAGACCCTGGATGACGAAACAGTGGATGTGGTACATCAACGTATTATCAAGAAACTGGTAACAGAATTCAAGGGAAGATTACGGGAGGCACATTAG
- the pheS gene encoding phenylalanine--tRNA ligase subunit alpha yields MDQELLRLQAEAEAELAALAVKKELDELRVKYLGRKGSITGLLRNLGTVAKQDRPRIGKLANQVKQELEAKFKARAAALTDSAALIGRPQPDRSLPGRQAPFGRPHPITRIMGEVCEIFEMMGFAVAEGPEVELDFYNFEALNIPKHHPARDMHDTFYVDQTLLLRTHTSPMQIRAMEQQKPPLRMIAPGKVYRCDSDITHTPMFHQVEGFLVDRQVSFADLKGVLSVFCRKMFGDGTALRFRPSFFPFTEPSAEMDIACVICGGSGCRVCKQTGWMEILGAGLIDPEVLKMVNYDPEEYSGFAFGLGIERIAMLKHGIDDIRLFYENDLRFLNQF; encoded by the coding sequence ATGGACCAGGAACTACTGCGCTTGCAGGCCGAGGCCGAGGCCGAACTGGCGGCCCTGGCGGTAAAAAAAGAGCTGGACGAACTCCGGGTCAAATACCTGGGCCGCAAGGGATCGATCACCGGCCTGCTCCGCAATCTCGGCACGGTCGCCAAGCAGGACCGGCCCCGGATCGGCAAGCTGGCCAATCAAGTCAAGCAGGAGCTTGAGGCGAAGTTCAAGGCCCGGGCCGCGGCGCTCACCGACAGTGCCGCGCTCATCGGCAGGCCGCAACCGGACCGCAGCCTGCCCGGCCGGCAGGCGCCCTTTGGCCGGCCCCACCCGATCACCCGGATAATGGGCGAGGTCTGTGAGATCTTCGAGATGATGGGCTTTGCCGTGGCCGAGGGTCCGGAGGTGGAACTGGACTTCTATAACTTCGAGGCCCTTAATATCCCCAAGCACCATCCGGCCCGGGACATGCACGACACCTTTTATGTTGACCAGACCCTGCTGCTCCGCACCCATACCTCGCCGATGCAGATCCGGGCCATGGAGCAACAGAAACCACCGCTCCGGATGATTGCCCCGGGCAAGGTGTACCGTTGCGACTCTGATATCACCCACACCCCGATGTTTCATCAGGTCGAGGGATTCCTGGTGGATCGCCAGGTCTCCTTTGCCGATCTCAAGGGGGTGCTCTCGGTCTTCTGCCGGAAGATGTTCGGCGATGGCACCGCGCTCCGTTTCCGGCCCAGCTTTTTTCCCTTTACCGAGCCCAGCGCTGAGATGGATATCGCCTGCGTGATCTGCGGCGGCTCCGGCTGCCGGGTCTGTAAGCAGACCGGCTGGATGGAGATCCTGGGGGCTGGATTGATCGATCCGGAGGTGCTCAAGATGGTTAACTACGATCCCGAGGAGTACAGCGGCTTTGCCTTTGGCCTGGGGATCGAGCGGATCGCCATGTTGAAACACGGCATTGATGACATCCGCTTGTTTTACGAGAACGATCTGCGTTTTCTTAATCAATTTTGA
- the rplT gene encoding 50S ribosomal protein L20, translating into MPRVTRGFKARRRRKKVLKLAGGYVGGRHRLFRTATEAVDRALCYAYRDRRTKKRDFRQLWIVRIGAAAKENGISYSRLMGGLKKANVELDRKVLANMAVLDPAGFAKVAALASRQAAA; encoded by the coding sequence ATGCCTAGAGTAACGCGCGGATTCAAGGCCCGCAGAAGAAGAAAAAAGGTGTTGAAACTGGCCGGCGGCTATGTCGGCGGCCGCCATCGTCTGTTCAGGACGGCCACCGAGGCGGTGGACCGGGCCCTCTGTTATGCCTACCGGGACCGGCGCACCAAGAAGCGGGACTTCCGGCAGTTGTGGATCGTCCGGATCGGCGCGGCGGCCAAGGAGAACGGCATCTCCTACAGCAGGTTGATGGGCGGCCTGAAAAAGGCCAATGTGGAGCTTGATCGCAAGGTGCTGGCCAACATGGCCGTACTCGACCCGGCTGGTTTCGCCAAGGTGGCGGCCCTGGCCTCCCGGCAGGCCGCTGCCTGA
- the rpmI gene encoding 50S ribosomal protein L35: MPKMKTNRGAAKRFKATGTGKVVRRKAYSSHILTKKSTKRKRGLRQSGLVAAADVAGIKRILPYL, encoded by the coding sequence ATGCCCAAGATGAAAACAAACAGAGGCGCTGCCAAGCGGTTCAAGGCGACCGGCACCGGCAAGGTTGTCCGGCGCAAGGCGTACAGCAGCCATATTCTTACCAAGAAATCCACCAAGCGCAAACGCGGGCTGCGTCAGTCCGGACTGGTGGCTGCCGCTGATGTCGCCGGGATCAAGAGAATCCTGCCCTACCTGTAG
- the infC gene encoding translation initiation factor IF-3, whose protein sequence is MKRRRRQSPVRREPTVRRNEQIRYEEIRVIGPDGDQLGIMPPATALNMAEEEGMDLVEISGNASPPVCRIMNYDKFRYEQSKKLQEARKKQTVVEVKEIKFRPKTEEHDLNFKIKNIKKFLANRNKVKITLRFRGREIVYAQSRGVAVLNKIGEALVEDGVIVQPPRMEGRQMVMLVAPKP, encoded by the coding sequence ATTAAAAGAAGACGCAGGCAGAGCCCGGTCAGACGGGAACCGACGGTAAGGAGGAATGAACAGATCAGATACGAAGAGATCCGGGTGATCGGCCCGGACGGCGACCAGCTGGGGATTATGCCGCCGGCCACGGCCTTGAATATGGCCGAGGAAGAGGGCATGGACCTGGTTGAGATCTCGGGGAACGCCAGTCCTCCGGTCTGTCGGATCATGAACTATGACAAGTTCCGTTACGAGCAGAGCAAGAAGCTGCAGGAGGCCAGGAAGAAACAGACCGTGGTCGAGGTCAAGGAGATCAAGTTCCGGCCCAAGACCGAGGAACACGATCTGAACTTCAAGATCAAGAATATAAAAAAATTTCTGGCCAACAGGAACAAGGTCAAGATCACCCTGCGATTCCGGGGCCGGGAGATCGTCTACGCCCAGAGCCGGGGCGTGGCAGTGCTTAATAAGATCGGTGAGGCCCTGGTTGAGGACGGGGTGATCGTGCAGCCGCCCAGGATGGAAGGGCGGCAGATGGTCATGCTCGTTGCCCCCAAGCCTTAA